In Notamacropus eugenii isolate mMacEug1 chromosome 1, mMacEug1.pri_v2, whole genome shotgun sequence, one genomic interval encodes:
- the POLR3F gene encoding DNA-directed RNA polymerase III subunit RPC6 — translation MAEVKVKAQPPDADPVEIENRIIELCHQFPHGITDQVIQNEMPHIEAQQRAMAINRLLSMGQLDLLRSNTGLLYRIKESQNTGKMKGSDNQEKLVYQIIEDAGNKGIWSRDIRYKSNLPLTEINKILKNLESKKLIKAVKSVAASKKKVYMLYNLQPDRSVTGGAWYSDQDFESEFVEVLNQQCFKFLQSKAETARESKQNPMIQRNSSFASSHEVWKYICELGISKVELSMEDIETILNTLIYDGKVEMTIIAAKEGTVGSVDGHMKLYRAVSPIIQPTGLVRAPCGLCPVFDDCHEGGEISPSNCIYMTEWLEF, via the exons ATGGCTGAGGTAAAAGTGAAGGCACAGCCGCCTGATGCAGACCCAGTGGAAATAGAAAACAG gattatagaattatGTCATCAGTTCCCTCATGGGATCACAGACCAAGTTATTCAGAATGAGATGCCTCATATAGAAGCTCAACAGAGGGCAATGGCCATCAACAGACTCTTATCTATG GGACAGTTGGATCTCTTAAGGAGCAATACAGGTCTTCTGTATAGAATAAAAGAATCTCAAAATACTGG taaaatgaagggatcagaTAACCAAGAGAAGCTAGTGTACCAAATCATAGAAGATGCTGGAAACAAAG gTATCTGGAGCAGAGATATTCGATATAAAAGTAACTTGCCATTAACAGAAATCAACAAAATACTAAAGAATTTGGAGAGTAAAAAGCTCATCAAAGCAGTTAAATCTGTAGCa GCCTCAAAGAAGAAGGTTTATATGCTGTATAATTTACAGCCTGATAGGTCAGTAACTGGTGGAGCTTGGTATAGTGACCAAGATTTTGAATCTGAATTTGTAGAAGTGCTAAACCAACAGTGTTTTAAATTCTTACAAAGCAAG GCAGAAACGGCTAGAGAAAGCAAACAGAACCCCATGATACAAAGAAACAGTTCATTTGCCTCATCTCATGaagtatggaaatatatttgtgAACTAGGCATTAGTAAG gtagaGTTGTCCATGGAAGATATTGAAACAATTTTGAACACACTTATTTATGATGGAAAAGTGGAAATGACTATCATTGCTGCCAAAGAAGGTACAGTTGGCAGTGTTGATGGACATATGAAACTGTATAGGGCTGTTAGTCCAATCATACAGCCTACTGGCTTAGTCAGAGCACCTTGTGGACTCTGTCCG GTTTTTGATGACTGCCATGAAGGTGGTGAAATTTCCCCATCGAATTGTATATATATGACAGAGTGGCTAGAATTTTAA